In one Solanum lycopersicum chromosome 11, SLM_r2.1 genomic region, the following are encoded:
- the LOC138339219 gene encoding uncharacterized protein produces the protein MTGSAKQWWRDYISSRPSGSHPLSWTQFTQVFLSKFFPHSERERKRAEFEGLQQNGMSVAEYEGKFHTLARHASMILPTEAERVRRFVKRLIILIRLGVSQVAASGVPVQKVVDAAKELEMIRRDGFEQRDGKRTRYSGDYGGAPPWSRGYLGRGYHPQSSRPIHAAIPASEVGYAGHNSSSSVHTLQGSSSRPVVRGGHPGHSGHFVRDCPRTRRGGLHQGSQASTYRAARPPARGGAQNGRGGSHSGRGGSPSGRGGGRGGSKSDGGRSHCYAFPGRPEAEASDVVITGIVPVCHRPATVLFDPGSTYSYVYTYFSPSLDILCESLDLPIRVCTPVGNSVVVDRVYRICIVTLMGYDTHEDLKVLDMIDFDVILGMDWLSSYHAILNCHAKTITLAMAGFPIV, from the exons atgactggctctgctaagcagtggtggagggattatattagtagtaggccaTCTGGATCCCATCCACTATCCTGGACTCagtttactcaggtatttctatccaaattttTTCCACACAGTGAGAGGGAGCGCAAGCGGGccgagtttgagggtttgcagcaaaatggtatgtcagttgcagagtatgagggtaaatttcataCCTTGGCTAGAcatgcttcgatgatacttcccacagaggctgagagagtgagAAGGTTTGTTAAAAGGCTGATTATTCTGATCCGCCTAGGAGTTTCTCAGGTTGCTGCTTCTGGTGTTCCAGTCcagaaagtggtagatgctgctaaggagttggagatgattcggCGTGACGGATTTGAGCAGCGAGATGGCAAGAGGACTCGTTATTcaggtgattatggtggtgctccgccttggagtcggggttacttgggaagaggttatcaccctcagtccagcagacccattcatgctgctATACCAGCTTCTGAGGTTGGTTACGCTGGGCATAACTCTTCGAGCTCGGTGCATACTTTGCAGGGTTCATCTTCAAGACCTGTAGTTCGTGGAGGGCATCCTGGTCATTCAG gacactttgtgagagactgccctaggacCAGACGTGGTGGCTTACATCAGGGTTCTCAGGCTTCGACTTACAGGGCTGCACGACCTCCAGCTAGGGGTGGTGCACAaaatggtagaggtggttctcattcaggtagaggtggttctccttctggtcgaggtggtggtcgtggaggttcaaaatctgatggaggtcgttctcactgttatgcttttccgGGTAGGCCAGAGGCTGAGGCTTCAGATGTTGTTATTACAGGTATTGTTCCGGTTTGTCATCGACcagctactgtattatttgatccaggctctacttattcttatgtgtacACATATTTTTCTCCTAGTCTTGATATATTATGTGAGTCCCTTGATTTACCGATACGTGTTTGTACTCCTGTCGGGAATTCTGTAGTTGTAGATCGTGTGTATCGAATATGTATTGTTACCTTGATGGGGTATGACACTCATGAAGATTTAAAAGTCTTagatatgatagattttgatgtgattcttggtatggattggttatcttcttaccacgcaATTTTAAATTGCCATGCCAAGACAATTACTTTAGCTATGGCTGGATTTCCTATAGTATAA